One segment of Arcobacter sp. LA11 DNA contains the following:
- the aspS gene encoding aspartate--tRNA ligase, whose translation MRTHYCTDVNENNIGETVTVAGWVNSRRDHGGIIFIDLRDKGGIVQLVADPADCKEALEVAETVRDEFVLIATGKVRARGEGLENPNLATGKIEIILDKLVIENKSKPMPFDLNDEKVNDEIKLRNRFLELRSEKMFDIFQLRSKAAIQVRNTLDDLGFLDVETPILTKSTPEGARDYLVPSRVHGGEFYALPQSPQLFKQLLMVSGFDKYFQIAKCFRDEDLRADRQPEFTQIDVEMSFCDQEDVIKVAEKLIYDVFTKCGKQVPETFPRMRYWDAMETYGSDKPDTRFEMPLVDVIDIFANSTNEIFASIAKDKKNNRIKALKCPNGDNIFSKRQMKGFEDYVRKFGAKGLGYFQMKEDGLKGPLTKFFSEADLEEIVKTTELELGDVVFFGAGDKKTVWDYMGRFRLYLAEQMDIIPADAFEFLWVVDFPMFEVEDGRTKALHHPFTMPKSLEDTSDLEAIESIAYDIVLNGTELGGGSIRIHKEEIQSKVFELMGISDEEAREKFGFLLDALQYGAPSHGGFAMGLDRMIMLLAGTDSIRDVIAFPKTQKAQCLLTAAPSAVDAEQLKELSLRIRKVEA comes from the coding sequence TTGAGAACGCATTATTGTACAGACGTAAACGAAAATAATATTGGTGAAACAGTTACTGTTGCTGGTTGGGTAAATAGTAGAAGAGACCATGGTGGAATTATTTTTATAGATTTAAGAGATAAGGGTGGAATTGTTCAACTTGTTGCAGATCCAGCTGATTGTAAAGAAGCATTAGAAGTAGCAGAAACTGTAAGAGATGAATTTGTTTTAATTGCAACTGGAAAAGTTAGAGCTAGAGGTGAAGGATTAGAAAATCCAAATTTAGCTACTGGTAAGATTGAAATTATTTTAGATAAGCTTGTAATTGAAAACAAATCTAAACCAATGCCTTTTGATTTGAATGATGAAAAAGTAAATGATGAGATTAAATTAAGAAATAGATTTTTAGAGTTAAGATCTGAAAAAATGTTTGATATTTTCCAATTAAGATCTAAAGCAGCTATTCAAGTAAGAAATACGCTTGATGATTTAGGTTTCTTAGATGTTGAAACTCCAATTTTAACTAAATCTACTCCAGAGGGAGCTAGAGATTATCTTGTGCCTTCAAGAGTTCATGGTGGTGAATTTTATGCACTTCCCCAATCTCCACAGTTATTTAAACAGTTACTAATGGTATCTGGATTTGATAAATATTTTCAAATTGCTAAATGTTTTAGAGATGAAGATTTAAGAGCTGATAGACAACCAGAATTTACTCAAATAGATGTTGAAATGTCATTTTGTGACCAAGAAGATGTAATTAAAGTAGCTGAAAAATTAATTTATGATGTATTTACTAAATGTGGTAAGCAAGTTCCAGAAACTTTCCCAAGAATGAGATACTGGGATGCAATGGAAACTTATGGTTCTGATAAACCAGATACTAGATTTGAAATGCCACTTGTTGATGTTATTGATATTTTTGCAAACTCAACAAATGAAATTTTTGCTTCTATAGCTAAAGATAAAAAGAACAATAGAATTAAAGCTCTTAAATGTCCAAATGGAGATAATATTTTCTCTAAAAGACAAATGAAAGGTTTTGAAGATTATGTAAGAAAATTTGGAGCTAAAGGTCTTGGTTACTTCCAAATGAAAGAAGATGGACTTAAAGGACCTCTTACAAAATTCTTCTCAGAAGCTGATTTAGAAGAGATTGTAAAAACTACTGAACTTGAACTTGGAGATGTTGTATTCTTTGGAGCTGGAGATAAGAAAACTGTATGGGATTATATGGGTAGATTTAGACTTTATCTTGCTGAGCAAATGGATATTATTCCTGCAGATGCATTTGAATTCTTATGGGTTGTTGATTTTCCAATGTTTGAAGTTGAAGATGGTAGAACAAAAGCACTTCACCATCCATTTACAATGCCAAAATCACTTGAAGATACATCTGATTTAGAAGCTATTGAATCTATTGCTTATGATATTGTTTTAAATGGTACTGAGCTTGGTGGTGGTTCAATCAGAATTCATAAAGAAGAGATTCAATCAAAAGTATTTGAACTTATGGGAATCTCTGATGAAGAAGCTAGAGAGAAATTTGGTTTCTTACTTGATGCACTTCAATATGGAGCACCTTCTCATGGTGGTTTTGCAATGGGACTTGATAGAATGATTATGTTACTAGCAGGAACAGATTCTATTAGAGATGTTATTGCTTTCCCTAAAACTCAAAAAGCTCAATGTTTATTAACAGCTGCACCAAGTGCTGTTGATGCTGAGCAATTAAAAGAATTAAGCTTAAGAATTAGAAAAGTAGAAGCTTAG
- a CDS encoding uracil-DNA glycosylase: protein MTKAVKNRILYQLNFLKTIGYDYHSTIKFTNKEVSSNSLPNDMEELKNVVENCYLCELSKSRKNVLFGEGNLNASLMLIADEPTASEDELKSFYVGKTGEQLVKMIENVLPLKKEDVYITNLVKCKSSNGINASAYNSCSTYLHKQIELVEPKLIVTFGEKAYQYLCNDNTSFNKIRGQVMHFKEYQVVPTHSVSYLLRNPSSKKEAFYDMLKIKSILELN from the coding sequence ATGACAAAAGCAGTAAAAAATAGAATTTTATATCAATTAAATTTTTTAAAAACAATTGGTTATGATTATCATTCAACGATAAAATTTACCAATAAAGAAGTTAGTAGTAATTCTTTACCTAATGATATGGAAGAGTTAAAAAATGTAGTTGAAAATTGTTATTTGTGTGAATTGTCAAAGAGTAGAAAAAATGTACTTTTTGGAGAAGGAAATTTAAATGCTTCATTAATGCTAATTGCTGATGAACCAACTGCAAGTGAAGATGAATTAAAAAGTTTTTATGTTGGTAAAACAGGTGAACAATTAGTGAAGATGATAGAAAATGTTTTACCTTTAAAAAAAGAGGATGTATACATAACAAATTTAGTAAAATGTAAAAGTTCAAATGGGATAAATGCTTCTGCTTACAATAGTTGTAGTACTTATTTACACAAACAAATTGAACTTGTAGAACCGAAACTAATAGTTACTTTTGGAGAAAAAGCTTATCAATATTTATGTAATGATAATACTTCTTTTAATAAAATAAGAGGACAAGTTATGCATTTTAAAGAATATCAAGTCGTACCAACACATAGCGTTAGCTATCTTCTTAGAAATCCATCTTCTAAAAAAGAGGCATTTTACGATATGTTAAAAATAAAATCAATTCTGGAGTTAAATTGA
- a CDS encoding GGDEF domain-containing protein, with the protein MKDITEIIETTLKNLEKNNTISTPMNFEKEFYSILKKTDLILEEYVEHDDIIDSLSNDEKRFFEKNDLSTFRDLAKILSNRITESEIKKFLKDFSYFISPSINNEIKNEINEVSCQIANEPNHLINNETIRNLRKLTARRIKSDKALFNEKTADVKKLILFLGDHFKKTLKQNCITIEEIVDIKNDINSLELSNSSKDDLNNLQNKLINVMERFEKTIELNREDIISRQTQNDYLYEQIEELQCSLNKAEEEKSIDYLTGVLTRRAYNIELDRVEEHFRIFDSNYAIIFYDLDHFKKINDNYGHDCGDSILATFASILNKLTRTEDIISRYGGEEFISLVHYSNKLEIENYLKRVKNIITNNRFVYGDVKINVEFCAGVSFRENYSSYSEAVKKADSLLYQAKNEGRNKIVLDTNLVF; encoded by the coding sequence ATGAAAGATATTACAGAAATAATTGAAACTACACTAAAAAACTTAGAAAAAAATAATACAATTTCAACTCCAATGAATTTTGAAAAAGAGTTTTACTCTATACTAAAAAAAACAGATTTAATTTTAGAAGAATATGTTGAACATGACGATATAATCGATTCTTTAAGTAATGATGAAAAAAGATTTTTTGAAAAAAATGATTTGTCTACTTTTAGAGATTTAGCAAAAATATTAAGCAATAGAATTACAGAATCAGAAATAAAAAAGTTTTTAAAAGATTTTTCATATTTCATTTCTCCTTCAATTAATAACGAAATAAAAAATGAAATAAATGAAGTTTCTTGCCAAATAGCAAATGAGCCAAATCACTTAATAAATAATGAAACAATTAGAAACTTAAGAAAGCTAACTGCACGTAGAATTAAAAGTGATAAGGCATTATTTAATGAAAAAACTGCTGATGTAAAAAAACTTATATTATTTTTAGGTGATCATTTTAAAAAAACATTAAAACAAAATTGTATTACTATAGAAGAAATTGTAGATATTAAAAATGATATAAATAGTCTTGAACTTTCAAATTCATCGAAAGATGACTTGAATAATTTACAAAATAAATTAATAAATGTAATGGAAAGATTTGAAAAAACTATAGAATTAAATAGAGAAGATATCATAAGTCGTCAAACTCAAAATGATTATTTATATGAACAGATTGAAGAGTTACAATGCAGTTTAAATAAGGCAGAAGAAGAAAAGTCTATTGATTATTTAACTGGTGTTCTAACAAGACGTGCTTATAACATTGAACTTGATAGGGTTGAAGAACATTTTAGAATTTTTGATTCTAATTATGCAATCATTTTTTACGATTTAGACCATTTCAAAAAAATAAATGATAATTATGGTCATGATTGTGGGGATTCTATACTTGCTACTTTTGCTTCAATTTTAAATAAATTAACACGTACTGAAGATATCATATCAAGATATGGTGGAGAAGAGTTTATCTCTTTAGTTCATTATAGTAATAAATTAGAAATTGAAAACTATTTAAAAAGAGTAAAGAATATTATCACTAATAACAGATTTGTTTATGGTGATGTAAAAATTAATGTGGAGTTTTGTGCAGGTGTCTCTTTTAGAGAAAATTATAGTTCTTATTCAGAGGCAGTAAAAAAAGCTGATAGTCTTCTTTATCAAGCAAAAAATGAAGGCCGTAATAAAATTGTTTTAGATACTAATCTTGTATTTTAA
- the infA gene encoding translation initiation factor IF-1, whose product MAKDDVIVIDGKVIEALPNAMFRVELDNGHVVLCHISGKMRMHYIKILPGDKVKVEITPYSLDKGRITHRYK is encoded by the coding sequence GTGGCAAAAGATGATGTAATAGTAATTGACGGGAAAGTAATTGAAGCTTTACCAAATGCTATGTTTAGAGTTGAATTAGATAATGGTCATGTAGTACTATGTCATATCTCAGGAAAAATGAGAATGCACTACATTAAAATTTTACCAGGTGATAAAGTAAAAGTAGAAATTACTCCTTACTCACTTGATAAGGGTAGAATTACTCATAGATATAAATAA
- the map gene encoding type I methionyl aminopeptidase: MAIPLRKPNEISKLRTASQAVAKTLQYLNQNVKAGMTLKEVDTMGEKFLRDLGARPSFKGLYGFPAAVCTSLNEVIIHGIPDDTILKEGDILGIDIGSEIDGWYGDAAITMPIGKISKEDEELIACSKDALYYAIDIIKDGMRFKELSKEIENFIVARGYEPLVRFCGHGIGKKPHCEPEIPNYVDAPNFKSGPKIKNGMVFCLEPMICQKKREPVILENEWDVVSEDRLRGSHYEHTVAVIDGKAVILSKVEE, encoded by the coding sequence ATGGCTATTCCTTTAAGAAAACCTAACGAAATTTCAAAGCTTCGAACTGCCTCACAGGCAGTTGCGAAGACTCTTCAATATTTAAATCAAAATGTTAAAGCTGGTATGACTTTAAAAGAAGTTGATACAATGGGAGAAAAGTTTTTAAGAGATTTAGGCGCACGTCCATCTTTTAAAGGTTTATATGGATTCCCTGCAGCTGTTTGTACTTCTTTAAATGAAGTTATTATTCATGGAATTCCTGATGATACTATATTAAAAGAGGGTGATATTTTAGGTATTGATATTGGTAGTGAGATTGATGGATGGTATGGTGATGCAGCAATTACTATGCCTATAGGAAAAATATCAAAAGAAGATGAAGAGCTAATTGCTTGTTCAAAAGATGCTTTATATTATGCTATTGATATTATTAAAGATGGTATGAGATTTAAAGAGCTTTCAAAAGAGATTGAAAACTTTATTGTAGCTCGTGGTTATGAACCATTAGTAAGGTTTTGTGGTCATGGAATAGGTAAAAAACCTCATTGTGAACCAGAAATCCCAAATTATGTTGATGCACCAAATTTTAAATCTGGTCCAAAAATTAAAAATGGAATGGTATTCTGTTTAGAACCAATGATTTGTCAAAAGAAACGAGAGCCAGTTATTTTAGAAAATGAATGGGATGTTGTTTCAGAAGATAGATTACGTGGTAGTCATTATGAGCATACAGTTGCTGTTATTGATGGAAAAGCAGTTATTTTAAGTAAAGTAGAAGAGTAA
- the secY gene encoding preprotein translocase subunit SecY translates to MSKDLINKILITLGFILMYRLLAYVPVPGVNIDVVKEFFDSNANNALGLVNMFSGNAVERLSIISLGIMPYITASIIMELLAATFPALGKMKKERDGMQKYMQIIRYTTIVITLIQSIGVSMGLNSLTGQSGQSAISIDMDTFIAVSSISMLTGTMLLMWIGEQITQKGIGNGISLIIFAGIVSAIPSAIGGTIDLVNNGQMNFLTVIAIVVIILATVGAIIYVELGERRVPVSYSRKVMMQAQNKRVMNYIPIKVNLAGVIPAIFASAILMFPATILQGSKNEYLLIIADFLSPQSYTFNVFMFLFVVFFAFFYASITFNAKDISENLKKQGGFIPGVRPGASTAEFLNETASRLTFWGAIYLGLISTVPWLLVKAMGVPFYFGGVAVLIVVQVAIDTMRKIEAQQYMNKYETLSAVGL, encoded by the coding sequence ATGAGTAAAGATCTGATAAATAAGATTCTTATTACATTAGGTTTTATATTAATGTACAGGTTACTGGCTTATGTTCCAGTACCTGGCGTTAATATTGACGTAGTTAAAGAATTCTTCGATTCAAATGCAAACAATGCATTAGGTCTTGTTAATATGTTCAGTGGTAATGCAGTTGAAAGACTGTCTATTATTTCTTTAGGTATTATGCCATACATTACAGCTTCAATTATTATGGAGTTACTAGCCGCAACTTTCCCAGCTTTAGGTAAAATGAAAAAAGAGAGAGATGGGATGCAAAAATATATGCAAATCATCAGATATACAACTATTGTTATTACTCTTATCCAATCTATTGGTGTATCAATGGGTCTTAATTCATTAACTGGTCAAAGTGGACAAAGTGCAATTTCAATTGATATGGATACATTTATAGCTGTATCATCAATTTCTATGTTAACTGGTACTATGCTTCTTATGTGGATTGGTGAACAAATCACACAAAAAGGTATTGGTAATGGTATTTCATTAATTATCTTTGCTGGTATTGTTTCTGCAATTCCAAGTGCAATTGGTGGAACTATTGATTTAGTTAACAATGGACAAATGAATTTCTTAACAGTAATTGCTATTGTAGTTATTATTTTAGCGACTGTTGGAGCAATTATTTATGTTGAATTAGGTGAAAGAAGAGTTCCTGTTTCTTATTCAAGAAAAGTTATGATGCAAGCGCAAAATAAAAGAGTAATGAATTATATACCTATTAAAGTAAATCTTGCAGGTGTTATTCCAGCAATTTTTGCATCAGCTATATTAATGTTCCCTGCAACAATTTTACAAGGTTCTAAAAATGAGTATCTTTTAATTATTGCAGATTTCTTAAGTCCTCAATCATATACATTTAATGTATTTATGTTCTTATTTGTAGTTTTCTTTGCATTCTTTTATGCATCAATTACTTTTAATGCAAAAGATATTTCAGAGAACTTAAAAAAACAAGGTGGATTTATTCCAGGTGTTAGACCAGGAGCAAGTACAGCTGAGTTTTTAAATGAAACTGCAAGTAGACTTACTTTTTGGGGTGCTATTTATTTAGGATTAATTTCTACTGTACCATGGCTTTTAGTAAAAGCAATGGGTGTTCCTTTCTATTTTGGAGGAGTTGCAGTACTTATCGTTGTTCAAGTTGCTATTGATACAATGAGAAAGATTGAAGCACAACAATATATGAATAAATATGAAACTTTAAGTGCAGTTGGACTATAA
- the rplO gene encoding 50S ribosomal protein L15, whose protein sequence is MALDNLQPASGSTKNVKRVGRGQGSGMGKTSTRGQKGQKSRSGYKIKRGFEGGQQPIQKRLPKTGFFSRVAKPYSINVDKIKQVAELEEITLDSIKAVYKLSKSVTKVKLIGTAAKDLASKIKDENVTTTGK, encoded by the coding sequence ATGGCATTAGATAATTTACAACCAGCATCTGGAAGTACAAAAAATGTAAAAAGAGTAGGTAGAGGTCAAGGTTCAGGAATGGGTAAGACATCTACAAGAGGTCAAAAAGGTCAAAAATCTAGATCAGGATACAAGATTAAAAGAGGTTTCGAGGGTGGTCAACAACCAATCCAAAAGAGACTTCCAAAAACTGGATTCTTTTCAAGAGTAGCAAAACCTTATTCAATCAATGTTGATAAAATTAAGCAAGTTGCAGAACTTGAAGAAATTACACTTGATTCAATTAAAGCTGTTTATAAACTTTCTAAAAGTGTTACAAAAGTTAAATTAATTGGAACAGCTGCTAAAGATTTAGCATCTAAAATTAAAGACGAAAACGTTACAACTACTGGAAAATAA
- the rpsE gene encoding 30S ribosomal protein S5: MAAVNREDFQEAIVKIGRVTKVVKGGRRFRFTALVVVGDKNGTVGFGTGKAKEVPDAIKKALDDAFKSLVKVNINGTTINHDIEHKYNASKILLKPASEGTGLIAGGAARPVLELSGVKDIIAKSLGSNNPNNLVQATVEALARIKG, translated from the coding sequence ATGGCAGCAGTAAATAGAGAAGATTTTCAAGAAGCAATCGTTAAAATCGGAAGAGTAACAAAAGTTGTAAAGGGTGGTAGAAGATTCAGATTTACAGCTTTAGTTGTTGTTGGAGATAAAAACGGTACAGTTGGATTTGGTACAGGAAAAGCAAAAGAAGTTCCTGATGCAATTAAGAAAGCTTTAGATGATGCATTCAAATCATTAGTTAAAGTTAATATTAATGGTACAACTATTAATCACGATATTGAACATAAATATAATGCAAGTAAAATTTTATTAAAACCAGCATCTGAAGGTACAGGACTTATCGCAGGTGGTGCGGCAAGACCAGTTCTTGAGCTTTCTGGAGTTAAAGATATTATTGCAAAATCTTTAGGTTCAAATAATCCAAATAACCTTGTACAAGCTACAGTTGAAGCTTTAGCAAGAATCAAAGGATAA
- the rplR gene encoding 50S ribosomal protein L18, whose protein sequence is MSRAKDLAKKNSLRAIRKRRVRGNISKGTAQTPRVTVFKSNRYLSAQAIDDVAGVTLAAVNSKALDLTSNKENAVKVAAAFAETLKSNNIETVVFDRNGYLYHGVVAAFADALRDNGIKL, encoded by the coding sequence ATGAGTAGAGCAAAAGATTTAGCTAAAAAGAACTCTTTAAGAGCTATTAGAAAAAGAAGAGTTAGAGGTAATATTAGCAAAGGTACTGCGCAAACACCTAGAGTAACTGTTTTTAAATCAAACAGATATTTAAGTGCACAAGCAATTGATGATGTTGCAGGTGTTACATTAGCAGCGGTAAATTCTAAAGCGTTAGATTTAACTTCTAACAAAGAGAATGCAGTAAAAGTAGCAGCAGCATTTGCTGAAACTTTAAAATCAAATAACATTGAAACAGTAGTTTTCGATAGAAACGGTTACCTTTATCATGGTGTTGTTGCAGCTTTCGCTGACGCACTTAGAGATAACGGTATCAAATTATAA
- the rplF gene encoding 50S ribosomal protein L6 yields the protein MSRIGKKPITIPSGVEITVDGTVVNVKKGNKTIPVETHGRVGVEIADGNVTLAKVGETKESAAFWGTYRALISNAVDGLSKGFQKSLEINGVGYRAAVKGKVLELQLGYSHPINYEIADGLEITVEKNLIHVKGADKQQVGQAAAIIRGYRKPEPYKGKGVKYTDEHIVRKAGKTAK from the coding sequence ATGTCTAGAATTGGAAAAAAACCTATCACTATCCCATCAGGAGTAGAAATTACTGTTGATGGTACAGTTGTTAACGTAAAAAAAGGAAATAAAACTATTCCTGTTGAAACACATGGAAGAGTTGGTGTTGAAATTGCTGATGGAAATGTTACACTTGCAAAAGTTGGTGAAACAAAAGAATCTGCAGCTTTCTGGGGAACTTATAGAGCTTTAATTAGCAATGCAGTTGATGGATTATCTAAAGGTTTCCAAAAGTCTTTAGAAATCAACGGTGTTGGTTATAGAGCTGCTGTTAAAGGTAAAGTTTTAGAACTACAATTAGGATATTCTCACCCAATTAACTATGAAATCGCTGATGGATTAGAAATTACTGTTGAGAAAAACTTAATTCATGTTAAAGGTGCTGACAAACAACAAGTTGGTCAAGCTGCTGCAATTATTAGAGGCTACAGAAAACCAGAACCATACAAAGGTAAAGGTGTGAAGTATACTGACGAGCATATCGTTAGAAAAGCCGGAAAAACTGCGAAGTAA
- the rpsH gene encoding 30S ribosomal protein S8, whose amino-acid sequence MMNDIIADALTRIRNAAMRKLEVATLLHSNTVVGVLNVLQAKEYIEGFKVIDGENNKKTVQVTLKYDDNDNSVINEIKRVSTPGRRVYKNASEIKSFKNGYGTIIVSTNKGVIANDEAYAANVGGELLCTVW is encoded by the coding sequence ATGATGAATGATATAATCGCAGATGCTTTAACAAGAATTAGAAATGCTGCAATGAGAAAATTAGAAGTTGCAACATTATTACATTCTAATACTGTAGTTGGTGTTTTAAATGTATTACAAGCAAAAGAATACATTGAAGGTTTCAAGGTAATTGATGGAGAGAACAACAAAAAGACTGTTCAAGTAACTTTAAAATATGATGATAACGATAATTCAGTTATTAATGAAATTAAAAGAGTTTCAACTCCAGGTAGAAGAGTTTATAAAAACGCTTCAGAAATCAAATCTTTCAAAAACGGATATGGTACAATCATTGTTTCTACAAACAAGGGTGTAATCGCTAACGATGAAGCTTATGCTGCAAACGTTGGTGGTGAGTTACTATGTACAGTATGGTAG
- a CDS encoding type Z 30S ribosomal protein S14: protein MAKKSMIAKQKRTPKFSSRAYTRCSVCGRPHSVYRDFGLCRICLRKMANEGLLPGVKKSSW, encoded by the coding sequence ATGGCAAAAAAATCTATGATCGCTAAACAAAAGAGAACTCCAAAGTTTTCTTCAAGAGCATACACAAGATGTTCTGTTTGTGGTAGACCTCACTCTGTATATAGAGATTTCGGTTTATGTAGAATTTGTTTAAGAAAAATGGCTAACGAGGGATTACTTCCTGGCGTTAAAAAATCTAGTTGGTAG
- the rplE gene encoding 50S ribosomal protein L5: MASRLLERYNSEIKPALEAEFPKNKMLTAKLDKIVISVGAGEAMKDSKLMQNIQDTISLIAGQKAVKVIARKSVAGFKVREGYPVGIKVTLRGEQMYNFLDKLCSIALPRVKDFRGLNRNGFDGRGNFNFGLDEQLMFPEVVYDNIIKTHGMNISVGTTANNDAEAYKLLELVGIPFTKGRA, from the coding sequence ATGGCATCAAGATTATTAGAAAGATATAATTCAGAAATTAAACCAGCTTTAGAAGCAGAGTTCCCAAAAAACAAAATGTTAACTGCAAAGTTAGACAAAATAGTTATCTCTGTTGGTGCTGGTGAAGCTATGAAAGATAGTAAATTAATGCAAAACATTCAAGATACTATCTCTTTAATTGCTGGTCAAAAAGCTGTTAAAGTTATTGCTAGAAAATCAGTTGCTGGTTTTAAAGTAAGAGAAGGTTACCCTGTAGGTATCAAAGTAACTTTAAGAGGTGAGCAAATGTATAACTTCTTAGACAAACTTTGTTCTATTGCATTGCCAAGAGTAAAAGACTTCAGAGGTCTTAACAGAAATGGTTTTGATGGTAGAGGAAACTTCAACTTCGGATTAGATGAGCAATTAATGTTTCCAGAAGTTGTATATGACAACATTATTAAAACACATGGTATGAATATTTCAGTTGGGACAACTGCTAATAATGATGCAGAAGCATACAAATTATTAGAATTAGTTGGAATTCCATTTACAAAAGGAAGAGCGTAA
- the rplX gene encoding 50S ribosomal protein L24: protein MAVKLKIKKGDTVKIIAGDDKGKTGEVLQVLPSSLQVIVKDCKVAKKTVKPDQEKNPEGGFVNKEMPIDISNVAKVEGE, encoded by the coding sequence ATGGCTGTTAAATTAAAAATTAAAAAAGGTGATACTGTAAAAATTATCGCTGGTGATGACAAAGGTAAGACTGGTGAAGTTTTACAAGTGTTACCATCTTCATTACAAGTAATTGTAAAAGATTGTAAAGTTGCTAAAAAAACAGTTAAGCCTGATCAAGAAAAAAACCCTGAGGGTGGATTTGTAAACAAAGAGATGCCTATTGATATCTCAAATGTAGCAAAAGTAGAAGGTGAATAA
- the rplN gene encoding 50S ribosomal protein L14 — protein MIQSFTRLNVADNTGAKEIMCIKVLGGSKRRYASVGDVIVASVKKAIPTGKVKKGQVVKAVVVRTHKEIQRENGSLIRFDDNAAVILDAKKDPIGTRIFGPVAREVRYSGFMKIVSLAPEVL, from the coding sequence ATGATTCAAAGTTTTACTAGATTAAATGTAGCTGACAACACTGGTGCCAAAGAGATCATGTGTATCAAAGTTCTTGGTGGATCTAAGAGAAGATATGCATCTGTTGGTGACGTTATTGTTGCTTCTGTTAAAAAAGCTATTCCTACTGGAAAAGTTAAAAAAGGTCAAGTAGTTAAAGCTGTAGTTGTAAGAACTCATAAAGAGATTCAAAGAGAAAATGGTTCTTTAATTAGATTTGATGATAACGCTGCTGTTATTCTTGATGCTAAAAAAGACCCAATTGGAACAAGAATCTTTGGACCAGTTGCAAGAGAAGTTAGATATTCAGGATTCATGAAAATTGTTTCACTTGCTCCGGAGGTATTATAA
- the rpsQ gene encoding 30S ribosomal protein S17: MSTHKREIQGVVVKKSGDKTASVLVTRQVIHPRYHKTVKRFKKYLVHDERNELNEGDTVIAIECRPLSKTKSFRLKTIVATGVN, translated from the coding sequence ATGAGTACACATAAAAGAGAGATTCAAGGTGTAGTGGTAAAAAAATCTGGGGACAAAACTGCGTCAGTATTGGTTACTAGACAAGTTATCCACCCAAGATATCACAAGACTGTTAAGAGATTTAAAAAGTATTTAGTACATGATGAAAGAAATGAATTAAATGAAGGTGATACTGTAATTGCTATTGAGTGTAGACCTTTATCTAAAACTAAATCTTTCAGATTAAAGACTATTGTAGCTACAGGAGTTAACTAA
- the rpmC gene encoding 50S ribosomal protein L29 yields the protein MIYSDIKDKSLQELNELLKEKKVLLFELKAKLKTMQLTNTSELRVAKKDIAQIQTAITAAKAN from the coding sequence ATGATTTATTCTGATATTAAAGATAAAAGTTTACAAGAGTTAAACGAGTTATTAAAAGAGAAAAAGGTGCTTCTTTTTGAATTAAAAGCTAAGCTAAAAACTATGCAGTTAACAAATACTTCTGAGTTAAGAGTTGCGAAAAAAGATATCGCACAAATTCAAACAGCTATTACTGCAGCAAAAGCTAACTAA